One window of the Manihot esculenta cultivar AM560-2 chromosome 14, M.esculenta_v8, whole genome shotgun sequence genome contains the following:
- the LOC110600367 gene encoding xyloglucan galactosyltransferase XLT2: protein MLSFSRQSSPEPYIRRPKFPPDNVLSRKSSFISLNSILAHSYFTQSRARLLLSIFSVQIILLLALRSIPLSFPHRRFHFRSPYIAHLDANVSTDTVINISPNTVKIEDHECGSGRIFVYDLPSRFNTDLIRNCDELNPWSSRCDALANDGFGQKATGLSPLVPKNLAPAWYWTDQFVSEIIFHNRILKHNCRTTEPNNATAFYIPFYAGLAVGKFLWNNYTAKDRDRHCEMMLSWVQDQPYYKKSNGWDHFITMGRISWDFRRSKDRDWGSSCIYSRGMRNITRLLIERNPWDYFDVGVPYPTGFHPRSDSDILQWQEFVRNRNRTKLFCFAGAKRGAIENDFRGLLLSHCQNESESCRVVDCAGTRCSNGTSVILETFLDSHFCLQPRGDSFSRRSIFDCMIAGSIPVFFWKRTAYYQYEWFLPGEPESYSVFIHRNEVKNGTSIRKVLESYSKEDVRKMREKVIDYIPKFVYARGHEGLESIKDAFDVAIDGILKRFKEQEDWEYKW, encoded by the coding sequence ATGCTTTCCTTCTCCCGTCAGTCCTCACCGGAACCCTACATCAGAAGACCCAAATTTCCACCGGACAATGTCCTTTCTCGCAAGAGCTCTTTTATCTCGCTTAATTCTATCCTCGCGCATTCGTACTTTACTCAATCCCGCGCACGGCTCCTTCTTTCCATCTTCTCCGTCCAGATCATTCTCCTCCTTGCCCTCCGCTCAATTCCTCTCTCTTTTCCTCACCGCCGTTTCCATTTCCGCTCTCCATACATCGCTCACCTTGATGCGAACGTTTCCACCGACACAGTCATCAATATCAGCCCGAATACAGTAAAAATTGAAGATCATGAATGTGGATCAGGCAGAATCTTTGTCTACGATCTCCCCAGTAGGTTCAACACTGATTTGATTAGAAATTGCGACGAGTTAAACCCATGGAGTTCCAGGTGTGATGCGTTGGCGAATGACGGTTTTGGCCAGAAAGCCACCGGGCTTTCTCCGCTTGTTCCAAAAAATTTGGCTCCCGCCTGGTACTGGACCGATCAATTCGTCTCGGAGATTATCTTCCACAATCGGATTTTGAAGCACAATTGCAGGACCACAGAGCCAAACAATGCGACCGCTTTTTACATTCCATTTTATGCAGGACTTGCCGTCGGTAAATTTTTGTGGAATAATTACACTGCCAAAGACCGCGATAGGCACTGCGAGATGATGCTGTCATGGGTTCAAGATCAACCATACTACAAGAAATCAAACGGATGGGATCACTTCATTACCATGGGGCGTATCTCGTGGGATTTTCGACGGTCGAAGGATAGGGACTGGGGTTCGAGCTGCATTTACTCGCGAGGTATGAGAAACATTACCCGCCTCTTGATTGAGCGAAATCCATGGGATTATTTCGACGTTGGTGTGCCATACCCCACCGGGTTCCACCCCCGATCGGACTCTGATATCCTGCAGTGGCAGGAGTTCGTGCGTAACCGGAACCGCACGAAACTTTTCTGCTTCGCCGGCGCGAAACGTGGCGCTATTGAAAACGATTTCAGGGGTCTGTTGCTAAGCCACTGCCAGAATGAGTCGGAGTCGTGCCGAGTCGTAGATTGTGCTGGGACTCGGTGTTCAAACGGTACCTCTGTGATACTGGAAACGTTTTTGGATTCGCATTTTTGTCTGCAGCCGAGAGGCGATAGTTTCAGCCGCAGGTCTATCTTCGATTGCATGATAGCGGGTTCTATTCCGGTTTTCTTCTGGAAAAGAACCGCTTATTACCAGTACGAGTGGTTCTTACCGGGCGAACCGGAGAGTTACTCGGTTTTTATACATCGGAATGAGGTAAAAAATGGGACTTCCATACGGAAAGTGCTCGAGAGTTACAGCAAAGAAGATGTAAGGAAAATGAGAGAGAAAGTGATTGATTATATACCCAAATTTGTATATGCTAGAGGCCATGAAGGTTTAGAGAGCATAAAGGATGCCTTTGATGTCGCCATAGATGGGATATTGAAGAGATTCAAGGAGCAAGAGGATTGGGAATACAAATGGTAG
- the LOC110630924 gene encoding CDGSH iron-sulfur domain-containing protein NEET produces MVTIASTLVAGFCFSKSRVEGLKPSTHSSARSRRMVAVRAQSINPEIRKNEEKVVDSVLVAELSKPLTAYCRCWRSGTFPLCDGSHVKHNKATGDNVGPLLLKKQKE; encoded by the exons ATGGTGACAATTGCTAGTACGTTAGTTGCTGGTTTCTGTTTCAGCAAATCGAGAGTCGAGGGACTTAAGCCAAGCACTCATTCATCTGCCAGGTCAAGGCGAATGGTGGCGGTGAGAGCTCAATCTATCAACCCAGAAATTAGAAAGAATGAGGAGAAGGTGGTGGACTCCGTTTTGGTCGCGGAGCTTTCTAAGCCCCTCACAGCTTATTGCAG ATGTTGGAGATCAGGAACTTTCCCTCTATGTGATGGAAGCCATGTAAAGCACAACAAAGCTACTGGTGATAATGTTGGGCCTTTGCTCTTGAAAAAGCAGAAAGAGTGA